Part of the Allofrancisella guangzhouensis genome is shown below.
TTTTTATATATGTTATCAAACTAATTAGGCTAAAAATTATTAGCTTTAATAACTCATAGATGACGTTAAATCTACTAAACGATTTTAAGACTTTTGCTTTACCTAGAATTTATACTTGCTTTAGGATTATTTAGAGTAATATAATTAATTTTATTAATTTATAAAATATTTTTAGTAAATAAATACAATAGATTAGTGTGTTATTAATTATGTTTTGTTTAAAAGAGGTTGTTGATGATATATAATTTATATGTTCCGGAGGGGTTTAAAGATTTCTTAGAAACTATCCAAGCAGATATTTACACTCTACCGTGGTCAGATAAGCTAGTTTCTTTAGTTTATGAAAGTACAGGATTCAAAATTGCATTTGGCTATGTAAAATATGAATATTATAAATTTAATCAGAAAAGGCCGACTATAACCGTAGTAACAGAAGAAAAAGCAAAAAAAACTAAAGAAAAGCTTCTTGCCAATAATAAATACATAACTTCTAAATTGACGGTAGATGCCCATAATTGTAGCTTAAATCCTGAAGAATTAGTTAACTTAATAGATAAACAGGAAAATAGTTTAATACGACCGTTTTTACCTAATAAGCATGGAGGGGCATTGTTATTAGTTTGTAGGGTAACTAAGTTAATTTTAGCGGTGCTAGTTTATGACTCAGAGATTAACCATAAATTATCATGCTATCATCGTTGGGATAACTCTAGTAATCCTGTTTCTAGGTTTAATTCGGTTCATATATCATATCTTTATTCATCTCATGCAGTATATAAAGCTAAACAGGATTTTGATAAAAAACCCGAAGAAAAGCGAGGTTCTTTTGCTAATTATTATGCAAGGGTTCTTTTATCTGTATTTTGCCATAATTATAAGGCTCATCTTGAAAGTACACAGCAAGCTTTAGGATCTTATGGGATGATGTTTAATAATCCACAAAAGTATAATGATAAGCTTATGGATATGAATGGTCTTATAAAGATAGAATTTCAGCAGAAAGACGGTAAAAAAATTTTTGATAATTTATTTGAAGCATTTTGGAGAAAACAGAATTTTAACGAATTAGCTAAATTTATAGGGCGTTTATATCAAAGGATTAAACGAGGTAAACATATAGAGCTGCTAGGTATGGCTGAGCAACTCAAGAGGGATTTTTTGGTAACTAAAGGATTAAATTTTTTATTATCAGAAAACGTTATCAACAGAAGCAGTCCTTATTATAAGAAAAGGATAAAGGATATTGCAAACTATTTATCAAAACTTATAGTTTTAAGCAGGATATTAAGGAGTAAAATAGATGGAAAAAATAAACTTAGGCTTAACGAGGATATTTTATCAGTAGCATATCAGTTTTATAAACCTAGGGGTCAAGCTTTTTCATCTCAAATTAACACAAATCAACAGCTAGTAATTAGCAAAAAAGTAATTGAGCTATTAAAACAAGCTTTACAAGCTTCACAATCTAAGCCAGTTTCAACACAACCCCAACGTTATATTATAAAAAAAAGTAGGAATGTAACAGGTGACGGAAATTGTTTTTATAGAGCAGTATTAGAGGCAGCAAGAGATAGTGGTTGTGCAAACTTATTACCTAATAGAAATAGTAATCAAGAAATCATCCAAGCGATGAGAAATGATTTACTCCGAGTTTTTGATAGTCCTAATTTCCAGCAAACCTTAGGAGATTTTGTTAACTTAAATAGTTTAATGGATATCAGAAATAGCCTAGTTCAGATGGGTAGTTGGAATAACCTTGGAGGGGATTTAGCACCACAGTTGCTTTCATTAGCTTATCCTAATTTAACTATTAGGATTATTTCGCCAAATATAGGTGGAAATAACATGCAAGTGCTTGGAGCTGGTGACAATATAATCACATTGGGTTATACA
Proteins encoded:
- a CDS encoding C2H2-type zinc finger protein; the encoded protein is MIYNLYVPEGFKDFLETIQADIYTLPWSDKLVSLVYESTGFKIAFGYVKYEYYKFNQKRPTITVVTEEKAKKTKEKLLANNKYITSKLTVDAHNCSLNPEELVNLIDKQENSLIRPFLPNKHGGALLLVCRVTKLILAVLVYDSEINHKLSCYHRWDNSSNPVSRFNSVHISYLYSSHAVYKAKQDFDKKPEEKRGSFANYYARVLLSVFCHNYKAHLESTQQALGSYGMMFNNPQKYNDKLMDMNGLIKIEFQQKDGKKIFDNLFEAFWRKQNFNELAKFIGRLYQRIKRGKHIELLGMAEQLKRDFLVTKGLNFLLSENVINRSSPYYKKRIKDIANYLSKLIVLSRILRSKIDGKNKLRLNEDILSVAYQFYKPRGQAFSSQINTNQQLVISKKVIELLKQALQASQSKPVSTQPQRYIIKKSRNVTGDGNCFYRAVLEAARDSGCANLLPNRNSNQEIIQAMRNDLLRVFDSPNFQQTLGDFVNLNSLMDIRNSLVQMGSWNNLGGDLAPQLLSLAYPNLTIRIISPNIGGNNMQVLGAGDNIITLGYTGNHYFVVTELKDVSTVASPLDNKQQSNLKVMIPKKLASPNESSSEQTFDNIIGQKRKDYSLSPYTLEQKIRIDLSQQNQAHTTRLYSCAFPGCGKSFPYPSILNIHMRTHTGERLYKCAFPGCEKTFINSSHLKRHQRIHTGERPYVCESCNKAFITSSHLKIHWQIHTGERPYVCNFEDCGKSFNTSFYLKQHKRIHTGEEYKCDFKSCNYCTIRLSDLTKHKRIHTKEKYECDFEGCDYYTIRPGDLIKHKQRHIKEKYECDFEGCDYYTIRPGDLTKHKRTHTGERSYVCNFEDCSKSFSTLTELKTHMRIHTGEKYECDFEGCDYYTIRLSDLTRHKRTHTGERPYVCEVCHFTFSRSDALKKHREWHHGL